One Dermacentor albipictus isolate Rhodes 1998 colony chromosome 10, USDA_Dalb.pri_finalv2, whole genome shotgun sequence genomic window, TGGAAAACCTCACACGTGCGTCCAAAACAAATAATTTTGCATTTGTTAGTAGTTTGGGTCACGAGCGAAGTGTTACACCAGTTAGAGATAATGTTAACATCGTCTTGAATGGTCAGGTGGTCCCGGGGGTGGTATCTTGATCTGGATAACATGCAGTCCTCAGCAATGATGCTAATACTTGATATGTTATTTTGCAGGCCATTTATATCGATCAAGAAAACGAGCGGGCCTAGAAAGCTGCCCAGAGGAATGCCAGAAGAGACATAGGAAGAGTGAGAGGAGGAATAATTAACCGTCGTGAATTGCTTGCGAAGGGAAAGAAAATTCCTAAGCCATGATAAAATGCGGGAATCTAATCGAAGGCCAGATAATTTAGAAATAGGGTGGCAATGGGcgacacgatcaaaagctttagcaaaatCAAGAAAGATACAATCGGTCTGTTCACATTTGAATGAAAGACAGCGGTGAATTACAGTAGCTGTGTTGTGCATGACATGTCGTTCCTGAATCCTTGCTGGCTTGGAACGAAGAATTTATTAGCCTCCAGGTGATTGTAGGCGTGGGAGACAATTATACGCAGAAGAAGTTTACAACAGCTGCATGTGAGCGACATGGGACGGTAGTTTTCGGGGATATATTATTTCCAGATTTTAATACATGGGTATTACGTTAGCAATATTACAGTCGTCTGGCAGTAATCAATATAGTAGTGACTGTCAAAAGTTGTGGTTTAATATGATGCTGGATATTAAAAGGGTATTTTTTAGCATTTGAAGTTACATCGATACTGGCTGATGAAGATACCTTGAGCTGCTTAATTTGATGTGATACCACCCACCGCAATTTGAATAGGCTGCATGTCTTGGTAGTTGTCTTCAGGGCCATATGGCACGTCCATGGCACGTATGGCTTCGCGAGTGGATACAGTGAAATACAAGTGAATAAAGTAAGTACAACAGAAGCAAGGGGTAAAGTACATCACGCTCCATTTTGTCAATGAAAAATTTAGAAGGTGGTGGACAAAACTATGCAAGCCGCGGGGATCGCCGATCAAGCACAGCATGAACCGACTTTTGAACTATTTACCTCTCTCGACCAAAGCTAGCAGACTTTGGGGGTAGAATGCTAAGAACCCCTAAAGAGCACGTAGTGAAACACGAAAACACATAACGGTTGACCAGATTTGCTTTTAGCGTAAGAAATGCAAGTGCCTTAGGAGCCCGCTCATAGCGTTCACGAAGTCTGTAATACTTTACATGCAAGTTTCTGCCCGCTTAAGTGCTATGTGTGAAGactccagaataaaaaaaaatgggttctGAAATTGCCCATTGTCTTTGCGGGTTTACAGCTTCATAGCTTCACAGCTTCACACTGCTTCACAGTGCTTTTTAAGTATGCCATGCCGACTTATATGATGTATGAGTTTACAAGGATCTCCCCATGGCTGATATAACACGAAGCATTTCGAGGCCGGGTTTTGTGTGCTGTggttatttatattattttagtGCGCAGATGGGGATTTATAGTTTGCGCGTCAAGAGAGAAGATATCGGGAAATAGGTTACTCTGGTGATCACAAGTTCTGTGGAGAGCAGGATACATGCTGTCATCTGTCACAACGGTCCAGTGGACAGCTATGATCGGGCTACGGTAGTAAGGTATTGCGTCCGGCGTTGAATGCTGTCTGATAGTGGCATACGCGACAATAATCAGACACGTTGCCAACAACGTTTACGCGCAGCTGTGTTTTTTGCTGTCATGCTTGCGTTGTACTTCAAGGTGCGGCCCTGCAATGGCCACAGAAAACGCCTACTTTTCAAAGAGCCAACAGCTTCCAGAAAACAACAATGAGCACAGACACACAAGCAATATGGTTCAATATGACATACACACATCTTTAAGACCCTTTCTCCCTATTGTCTTCTCTAGAAAAAACTATTGTGTTCTGCATATACAACActtaaactgaaaaaaaaacgttttctttgATAACACGGCTAAGAATTATACAAAGCACATTTTTTGTTAAGCCATAGGAAATTTTGATGCGACAAAGGTGTTCAATCACATTATTTTAACGTCAGCAATGTTCCACGTGGTCTCTAATTCTCTTCGATTCTGACAGGTCAGCTGCTGGAACCGAGAGAACGGCTGCCAAGCAAGTGCGATGGTCTCCAGCATAACTGAGCACTTTCGCCGGGATTGTGCCTACCACTCAGCATCCTGCCCAAAGTGTGCGGCGACGGTTCTTCGGCGAAACATTATCGGCCACCTGGACTCCCACTGTGCCAAACATGTCCTGACCAGAAGGTCAGTGCCACCACCAAGCGAAGGAGTTGCAAAAGAGATGGAAGACATCCGGACGAGTCTTCAGGGCTTAGATTCCACATTTCGAAAGGCATCACACAACAATGCTTCTTTGCACTCGCAGCTTCGGGAAATTGCAACTGTCCACGAAGAAATTCTCGGCCCTCTATCGACGATggtgaatgaaatgaagaaattgtCGCAGACGTCGAAAGTAGCAATAAGCGCAGTTGAAATAAGGGCCAGAACTAAAGAACAGCAAATAGCACGTTCGATGCATGTAGGTGCAAGCTTGTGCACTCATTTGGACGAAATTAAAAGAACTGCCGATAAATGGTGTCATGACAGCTCAGCCCACGAAGCGACGACGGAGCGTCAGAAACTTCTTGAAGACCTGGCAGAGCTGCAGAGCGAGCTACAGAGCGTAACAATTAAACTGCAAGAATTGAAGAAGGTGAAGGCTCATTGTgaaccagcaaaagaagaaggtACGGCCGTACTCCGCTTGTCAGAGGTCTCAATCGAGAGCGTCGTCATTAAGTCGTCATTAAGTGACAGAAACAAGAGAAATAATGAGCCAGTCGGGACTTTCCGTATCTTCGAAGAAGTACCGAAAGGTCACAGCCAAGTCTTATGGTGCGTGAAGAGGTGGCTTTCGATAAGGGATGCTCTGCAGGCCGTTGACTTCTTCATCGAAGTAGCAGATATCTCTATTCCAAATAGCGACGTGACAAAGTATCTCTTTCGTCTTTCCTGTTGGCAACAAATGATCTACTTTGCTGTGTGTGTCATACGAAAGCTAGACGCTCCTCTCACTCTGTTCCCCAAGATGATTCAGCTTTGCACTGTCAATGAAACAGTGGGTCACATCCTAAACCTCGATGAATATTCCAGAAAAGTTTTACTAGGGATTCTAAGAGCGCAAATGTATTTTTCGCATGCAATTCCCGTTGGGTATTTTGACGATGGCGCAAGCGTTGAGCAAGACAACCTAGAACTGTGCTTCACATTTCTGTACTGACATCTGAAATGGACTGTGATTGGCCTTAACAAGGCGCATATATCTGTTGCTAATCCAACCGGACCAAAGTCATTGGGGTCAGCGTAGAAGAAATCATTGCAAGCTATCAAGCAATACTTTTTCATAATGGCGTCGTAACCGCCATGTACTAAGTGCTCTGACAGTTAGTGTCATGCAATATGTGATACAGTCTGCGAAAGTTCAGTGTGACACTGCACGGTGACATTGCGTAGAGTTATGTTCATTTAATGGTCCTCGCTCACTTTTTTCCTTGGATCCATGTATTTCATAATTTATCTACAATTCTCACCAGTGAACCTGCAAATATTCCGGCTCATCGGGAACTTATATGCTTGCCAATTCCGTTATCTGTGTGGCCTTTTTCCTGAATTCATGCAGCTGTATCGACGGGACAATCCTGGACCTCATTTATTAAAATAAATCGTCTTGCTTTCTTTACTGACATTACTGTGTTCTCTCACTtatttctctctatttttttgcTTTCCCTCATGCGTAGAAAAGTGCAGCCGTCAGTTCCATATGTCAACGTCTATTTCTACTGGAGTGTGTTTTAATAAAGAATCCTGCAGAACCTATCGACGACGTTTTCCAGTGTAAGAGAAAAGGCTTAATCGTTTGTATGTTAAAGGAACGATGCACTGGTAGGCGTATATCGGTCAGAGCAAGTATATTTATGAAGTGGTCGTTGTTTCATTGCGGATTTCTCTCTGAACGTAGCCGTTAACCAACACATTTGTGGATCTAGTACATGTGGCTCTCACATGCCTGTTGTGACCTGCAGCGTGAGTGTTGGCGCAAAAGGCGTCTGCCATTCTCTTCTCCTACCGCtttcatgctctccggcagccACCACAGCAACAGAGAGTGGGAGGAAGAAGTATGTCCTTCCCGAGCATTTACCCACAACATCCAAACCACCAGAAGCCTGAAAGCTGTCCCGCGGAAGCACATGCGCCTCAAAGTGGCACAATACTCGCCGTTCGCTTTGGCAGCGGACCCACCTTGCCACTCAGTTGCACCAGATCCCGCGGCCTGTGCATCAGcgccttttaaagcgaagctttctttgtgaacCCTCCTTGACTTTCCTGATTGAGACTGGTGCTGCTGTCTTTCAGAATAACTCATACTTAAAGGATTCAACTGCGCATCCGATGGTAGGATATGACCTCTGGCCCCCTGGTATGATTTGGTTTGCATAGGTTAATTCGGCATTGTTTGCCCGGTAGTGCATTCTCAGTTCCACGATTCGAATTGTTCTGCCCACCACTGAGACGAGTCTACAATGGGGAAGAGAAACAACGGACACGATTGTTAACGAAACACGTATGTAATTAAAACAAACCATCACACACGCAAACCCCTTAAAAACAAGCCAAGACTAACAACAACGTTCATGCAGCTCTGGATGTTCGCACACAAGTAAACAATTATATAAAACAGCGAGGTCTGCGAAAGGTCACAATTAGTTGACATCCGGTACATGCAGCTGCAATGCGTCGGTCGCGTAGCATCAGTCACCGCTTGCTTCTTTAGTAATATTTGCCGCTGGGCCAAACAAATAGTCACCGGAGGGTAGTAGTAGGATGTTCTTGTCGTGAGCACCATATCACCAGGACCCGTGTACACACGAGCCTGCAGATAGGATGGAAGCCGGACCACCGTTGAAGTTTTGAAGCTCAGGCCCACAGCGTGCCAGATTCGCTCCTCCGCCCGACGCTCCTGACATCTTGAGGTTTGCACCCGCAGCCTGCCAGCCTCGCTTCTTCCACTCCGCAAACCCGGCTTTTTCTCCCCGACACAAAATAACCTTccgttttcttctctttttttactCCCTCTTCCAGAGCTCGTGTGTCTTCGCGATTGATTGTTTGTGGAGGTGCATTTTCGCCGAGCTTGCGCCGAATCCCATTGTTCTTTCTATTCTTTTAGAGCCACTGGCTGTCCGCCAGACCAAGACACGCGCACATTACTGTTTACACATGACAAAAGTCTCCCTTTTCAAAAAACTTTTTTTGATGAGGGAATCGAAGGGATCGGATCGGAtcgaaaaacatttattgggctctagaaaagagatcttcgcggcttcagacggcgtcttccatcttctgatggattcttctgtcagcaatcacagggttggtgccctagtccaaggctccactgagtatggccaacccgcgagctcgctctactaggcgcttttggccgttcaagcttacgctggaaagcatactctcccactgttccgcactcgggtttttaattttatagatagttggggactcaatattttgacaggcccatgatatgtggtacagatctggtttctctccgcaccatgggcacttagcctcatattgtgtagggaaaattttattcagaaggtttagattcgggaaagtacccgtctgcagttgtcgccatgcaacagcatcctctctgcttagatccttatccgggggtgggtacttcagtctgacctctttataataatttagtatatctgagtagcccatgggtactgactcgggttcctcaaggctggatgtgtcggacgcccggttggtatgccctcgagctatcctatccgcctcttggttccctgttatgccagtgtgccctggtacccagattatggtatggtgaactttgtttcccgggtcgcatgagcagagtatatGGCATGCTTTGtgcccaattctgccgtttgtataattacggcatgctgcttgagagtctgttattattgttagggacctgccagatcgatagccctccagtgctgccagagccacagctgcctcttcggcctcgactaccgtgcagtcctgtagtgatgcgctggtgatctccttgaggtccgaattaaccaccgacgccactgctctgctgttgtgtctgccgtctttgacgaacgttgccgcgtccgtataccttgtgttgtccttgttcgccaaggttctctgcacgtactccgctcttgcctctctacgcgccttgtgcaggttccggtccatattcttgggtatcggtgcgactcgcagtgtactgcgatacttgtccggaatggcctcggtacgttcgatctcttggatcatgttgccgccgccatatcttcgcaggagcacccttcccgtgggggtctgcatcaaccaacgtgcctgagagcatagtagtgcttctcttagttcactgaaggtattttgcagtcccagggccagcactttctcggttgatgtgcgctgcggcaggtgaagcgcagttttgtacgcctttcgcagtatggcgtccgcttgttcttcttcttgcttgatgcatttgtggtagggaaggctatacaccactctgctaaccacgaggctcgtgactagcctaagtgtgtcgctctccttcataccgtgtctcttgctagatactctgttgatcatacgggctacctgcaTGATGGCACTCTTCAGCAGTGTCAGAGTATGATTGCACCGTTGATTGGATTGAAGCTACATCCCCAGGATCCGAATGGTGGTCTTCTCCGGAATGCGTTGTCCCGCGAGGTATACGTTGAGGCTGAGCTCATCGCTTGTAGCGACCGTTCGATTTTGTTTGCCTCGCCACacccttaggagctcggacttctccgtcgagcaggtgaggcccctggccctaacgtaggtttctacgcaggtggccgctttttgcaggcactcttctttttcgctgagcgatccccggttcacccataccgtgatgtcgtcagcgtaaatggcgtgccgtatgccttcaagttgttcgagttgtcttgctagcccgatcattgcgacgttgaagaggatgggggagatgaccgacccttgaggagttcccttgtttggggtgcgaaacttctctgatctgactgctcccaggccgactgttgctgtccggttagagaggaaggccttgacgtagccatgaatccttctgccacagttcaggctatccattcctgtgagtatggcttcgtggctgacattgtcgaaggctcctttaatgtccagtgccatgatgacgtgttcgctgtttcgtgggACGATGCGCGTGGACTCCTGAGTCTTTAAAGAGTACATCCATTAAACAGGTTGAGTGACATACAGAATTCAAGCAACAGAAAAAACAGGAAAGTTCTTACGCTGGTTTCAATAGATGACATTTACCTACTCAAATAATGAGCTACAACATTTTACGAGCCTCTTATCTACTCGACCTATAAAGGATATTCTTGAAGGGATAAACAACATCGATGAACTCTGCTGTTAAGATTCTTAGCCCGCCACAAATTCAATAGAGGTTGTTGGCCTATTTGAATTGTGAATGTAGTGCCGTATAGAAAAGGTGCAACTGGCCGTATAGAAAAGGTGCGggctggcccatctgattgaAGCCAAGCGGTCTATGCTGGCTAGGTGGAAGAAGCAGAGGCTAAACCGCAGGCTGCGCAAAAAGATTTCCGAGCTGAATAAGCTGATTGAGGAACACTGTAAGCTGTTGTCtaggcaacagtgggatgaggtatgcaactcggtggacgagcaggtgcgcaacggcaggtcgtggggcttgcttaagcatttgctgaacgactccaatacgagggttagtcaggggcacgtccttgctagagctgtacacgaagcagtggggtctgcctcggaggaagagctggttgaaaagctggcGAACAAATACCTTCCTGTTGCGGACCCAGAGGCTTTTCTGACGGAGCAGGCCTACACGGGAGAGGACAACTTTTCCCTAGATGAGGACTTTTCTGTGGAAGAGGTACGCACTGTTTTGCATAACCTTAAGAGCAAGTCGGCTCCCGCAGCGGACGGGATTTCGaacaagcttttgaaaaatctggACGATAGGTCAATCAAGTGCCTTACCGGGGAGGTTAACGCAATGTGGAGAGACGGAtggttccggagcagtggaagacagctCTCACGATGCTGATTCCCAAGGTTGGCAAAGTTCCGAGCATCGATGACTTAAGGCCTATTTCGCTCACTTCATGTgtgggcaaggtagccgagcattCGGTGCTTAATCGTCTTACAAGGTACCTTGAGGAGAACCAGGTCTACCCCCACACTATGATTGGTTTTAGGGCCGGGCTGTCGACTCAAGACGCactgaagctcatcaagcatcaggtcattgatggagatggaaggggcgttaaggccatcctagggctgtacctggagaaggcttttgacaacgttcggcACTCTTATATTCTTAAGTCCATTTCGGATCTTGGCCTCGGCGCGCGCTTTCATGACTATGTCAGGTCCTTCCTATCAGGCAGGAAGGCTACCTTGAAGGTTGCGGAGGTGGAGTCAAAGATGTTCACTCTTGGAGACAGG contains:
- the LOC135907388 gene encoding uncharacterized protein, whose translation is MPPQVHPHTVFGFSEDLDWCTLHFLRPVDDIRVCSACRVVARKSAFLPCRHVLCEHCYEQLKARGRICVLEGELCPENEVYWREFPVEKMMNSEVSCWNRENGCQASAMVSSITEHFRRDCAYHSASCPKCAATVLRRNIIGHLDSHCAKHVLTRRSVPPPSEGVAKEMEDIRTSLQGLDSTFRKASHNNASLHSQLREIATVHEEILGPLSTMVNEMKKLSQTSKVAISAVEIRARTKEQQIARSMHVGASLCTHLDEIKRTADKWCHDSSAHEATTERQKLLEDLAELQSELQSVTIKLQELKKVKAHCEPAKEEGTAVLRLSEVSIESVVIKSSLSDRNKRNNEPVGTFRIFEEVPKGHSQVLWCVKRWLSIRDALQAVDFFIEVADISIPNSDVTKYLFRLSCWQQMIYFAVCVIRKLDAPLTLFPKMIQLCTVNETVGHILNLDEYSRKVLLGILRAQMYFSHAIPVGYFDDGASVEQDNLELCFTFLY